The DNA window CAGTAACCCGTTGTACGTGCTCAAGCTGGCCCTGCAACGCGATCGGGTCCAGGTCCAGGCGCGACAGCGTCTGGCGCTGGGCCTGCACCCGCTGAAGCCGCGCGACACGGTGCTGATCTTCCGCGACCCGCGCACCTTGAGCGCCGACGACGCCAAGGCCTTGCTGGCCTGGGCCGAGCGCGGCGGTCATCTGATCGTGCGCACGCCGCCGCTGCACGAACAGCTCGGCGAATCGCCGGTGCCGGTGTTGACCGAACTCGGCGTGACCTTGCTCGACCGCAGCGACGTCGCCGACGAGGAGGAGCTGCGTTCCGGCTGCGTCGGCGTGTACGAGCGCGGCCTGGAAGCGCAGAGCCAGTTCTGCGGCGGACGCCGGTTCTACTTCTACAACAGCGACATCGAGCCCGCGCATGCCTGGGGCGACGAGGACAGCGCCTACGTCTATGCCCGCTTCGCCCACGGCCAGGGCCATGTCGACGTGGCGTCGGACCTGGATTTCCTGTCCAACGACACCGGCTCGGACAATCCGCTGCTGCGCGGCCTGCGCTTCTCCGACGACCGGATCGCCAAGCCGGCCAATGCCGCGCTGGCGCGCCAGCTGCTGGCGCCGAACTACCGCGCCGGCACCGTGCACCTGATCTATGCGGCGGAAGTGCCGTCGCTGTGGAAGACCCTGATCGAACGCAGCTGGATGGCCTGGCTGCCGCTGCTGCTGTGGCTGCTGGGCTGGCTGTGGCTGCGCATGCAGCGTTTCGGCCCGCTGCGGCCGGCGCCGGCGCTGGAGCGGCGCTCGCTGCTCGAACACATCGTCGCCAGCGGCGAACACGTCTACCGTTACGGCTACGGCCCGCGCTTGTACGAGGCCGCGCGCCGCGCCTTCCTGGCCCGCCTGCGCCGGCGCGACCCCTACGCCGCCGGCCTCGACGGCGAGCCGCGCGTGGCGCTGCTCGCCGAACGCTTCAAGAGCGCGCCGGCCTTGTCCGCCGACGAGATCCGCGACGCGCTGACTCCGCCGCTGGCGCGCGAACACACCGCGTTCCGCACCCGCATCGCCACTTTGATCCGCATGAGAAACCGCTTATGACCCTCGACGCCGCTCCGCTCGTCCCGATCACCGGCGCCGCGCTGGCGCAACGCGCCGCCGACGTGCGCGAGGAAGTCGGCAAGGCCTTCATCGGCCAGGCCGAGGTGCTCGACCAGATCCTGATCGCCCTGCTCGCCGGCGGCCACGCCCTGCTCGAAGGCGTGCCCGGCCTGGGCAAGACCTTGGTGGTGCGCGCCCTGTCCAAGGCGCTGGACTGCGGCTACGCCCGGGTCCAGTTCACCCCCGACCTGATGCCCAGCGACATCAGCGGCCACGCGGTGTACGACCCGAAGACGGAGAGCTTCAATATCCGCCGGGGCCCGGTGTTCACCAATCTGCTGTTGGCCGACGAAATCAACCGCGCCCCGGCCAAGACCCAGTCGGCGCTGCTGGAGGCGATGCAGGAGCAGCAGGTCACCATCGAAGGCCACAGCTTCGAACTGCCGCCGCCGTTCCTGACCCTGGCCACGCAGAACCCGGTCGAGCAGGAAGGCACCTATCCCCTGCCCGAAGCGCAGCTCGACCGCTTCCTGCTCAAGATCCTGATCGGCTATCCCAACCGCGCCGACGAGAAGCGCATGGTCAGCGCGGTCAGCCTGGGCCGCAGCGCGTCGGACTTCGACCTGTCGCAGGTGCGGCGCGTGCTCGGTCCGGAGGAGATCGTGGCGATGCAACAGGGCACGGCGCTGGTGCGGGTCGACGAGGCGGTGATCGACTACGTGGTGCGGATCGTCGGCACCACTCGCGATTGGGCCGGCATCGCCCTCGGCGCCGGTCCGCGCGGCAGCCTGGCCCTGGTGCGCGCCGCGCGCGCCCAGGCGGTGCTGTCCGGGCGCGACTTCGTCACTCCCGACGACGTGCGCGAGATCGCCAAGCCGGCGCTGCGCCATCGCATCGCGCTGGCGCCGGAGCTGCAGATCGAAGGCCAGTCGCCGGACGACGTGCTGCACGCGCTGTTGGCCAAGGTCGAAGCGCCGCGGCAATGAGTCGGGCCGTCCCGCCGCCGTTGCCGGTCCATGCCGCCGCACCGCCGGTGCCGCGCGAGCGTGCGCTGGCGCGGCGCAGCTGGCTGCGGCCGGCGCCGCGGGTGGGCGCACTGGCGCTGGCCTGGTCGGCGCTGGGCCTGGCGGCGAGCGCCGGCTGGGCGCCGGCCTCGGCCTGGTGGCTGGCCAGTGCGGCCTTGTTCGCGTTGCTGCTGATCGACGGCCTGCGCCTGCGCGGCGCGCCCACGCCGCAGGTCGTGCGGCAGATGCACGACACCTGGGCGATCGGCGTCGAACGCCCGGTCACCCTGGTCGTGGAGACCCTGCGGCGTCAGCGCCTGGACCTGTTCGATCTGCATCCGGGCGAGTGGGCGATGCGCGATCTGCCGCGCCGGGTCGAGTTGCGGCGTGGCGAAAGCGCGAGCTTCGAATATCAGCTGCGCCCCGACCGGCGCGGCGATTTCCAGTTCGACGGCGTGCAACTGCGCCTGCATTCGCCGTGGGGGCTGTGGTGGCAGTCGCGCCTGGGCGGCGAGGTGCAGCGGGTGCGCGTGTTTCCCAATTTCGCGCCGCTGGCCAAGTTCGCGATGTTCAGCGCCGAACAGGCGTCGCGCCTGGTCGGCGCGCACGTCAAGCGGCGCCGCGGCGAGGGCACCGATTTCCATCAGATGCGCGAGTACCGGGTCGGCGACAGCCTGCGCCAGATCGACTGGAAGGCCACCGCGCGCGCGCGCCGGCTGATCTCGCGCGAGTACCAGGACGAGCGCAACCAGCAACTGGTGCTGATGCTCGACACCGGCCGCCGGCTGATGGCCCGCGACGGCGCGCTGTCGCATTTCGACCACGTGCTGGATGCGGCGCTGGTGGTGGCCTATCTGGCCCTGCGCCAGGGCGACGGCGTCGGCCTGCTGGCCAGCGGCGGCGAAAGTCGCTGGGTGCCGCCGCAGCGCGGCGTCGGCGCGATCGACAACCTGCTGCGCGCCAGTTACGCCTTGCAGCCGCAGGCGGTGGCGACCGATTTCCTGGCGGCGGCGACCGAGCTGTCGCTGCGCCAGCGCCGGCGTTCGCTGGTGATGCTGGTGACCAACCTGCGCGACGAAGACATGGACGACCTGCTTGCCGCGGTGCGCATGCTGCGCGGGCGCCATCTGGTATGCGTGGCCAGTCTGCGCGAGGGCTCGCTGGATCAGGCCTTGGGCGACGAGGTCGTCGACCTGTCCGGCGCGATCCGCGCCGGCGCGACCGCGCAGTACCTGGAGCAGCGTGCCGCCGCGCACGACGCGCTGCGCAACCACGGGGTGATGGTGCTGGACGTGAGCTGCGAGCAACTGGCGGCGTCGCTGGTCGAGAAGTATCTGGCGGTCAAGCGCGACGGTTTGCTTTGAGGCGCCGCGCCGGCCGCAGCGGCAACTCCTCCACTTTCGCTGCGCGATCGTCGCCCCTGGGTCGAAGGGGGCAGCGGCAAGGTCGTACGCCGGTCAGGCCTCGGTAGCGCGCAAGGAAGCTGCCGGCGTCATGCCCGCCATCGGGTCGTTCGCCGACGAGTCGTCCTACCGCTCGTGCCATGCGATCACAAAGCGCAGTTCGCCGGGCGTCCCGCCGCGACCCCGTCAAACGGCGCAAACCGCCGGTCGCCCTGTCGCTAACCGGCCCAACGGCGTAGCCGCCTGCCGATCCCCCTTCGAAAAAGACAGGGGGAACTCCGTTCCTGCTTGGCCTGAGTGCTGGTCGATCCAAGGCATCGCGCCTCATCCCGGCCGGGTTTGCTCTTCCAGCCAGCCCAGCCACTGCATCGCCTGTGCGCGGTCTTGCCCGCACATCTCGCCGGTCGGCTGCAGCGAGCCGCAGAACGCCG is part of the Lysobacter firmicutimachus genome and encodes:
- a CDS encoding DUF4350 domain-containing protein, with product MSRARLAIGALLVVAVAVVAAVGVAVWRDGYTRVEESVDAPRSGEAASNPLYVLKLALQRDRVQVQARQRLALGLHPLKPRDTVLIFRDPRTLSADDAKALLAWAERGGHLIVRTPPLHEQLGESPVPVLTELGVTLLDRSDVADEEELRSGCVGVYERGLEAQSQFCGGRRFYFYNSDIEPAHAWGDEDSAYVYARFAHGQGHVDVASDLDFLSNDTGSDNPLLRGLRFSDDRIAKPANAALARQLLAPNYRAGTVHLIYAAEVPSLWKTLIERSWMAWLPLLLWLLGWLWLRMQRFGPLRPAPALERRSLLEHIVASGEHVYRYGYGPRLYEAARRAFLARLRRRDPYAAGLDGEPRVALLAERFKSAPALSADEIRDALTPPLAREHTAFRTRIATLIRMRNRL
- a CDS encoding MoxR family ATPase, whose product is MTLDAAPLVPITGAALAQRAADVREEVGKAFIGQAEVLDQILIALLAGGHALLEGVPGLGKTLVVRALSKALDCGYARVQFTPDLMPSDISGHAVYDPKTESFNIRRGPVFTNLLLADEINRAPAKTQSALLEAMQEQQVTIEGHSFELPPPFLTLATQNPVEQEGTYPLPEAQLDRFLLKILIGYPNRADEKRMVSAVSLGRSASDFDLSQVRRVLGPEEIVAMQQGTALVRVDEAVIDYVVRIVGTTRDWAGIALGAGPRGSLALVRAARAQAVLSGRDFVTPDDVREIAKPALRHRIALAPELQIEGQSPDDVLHALLAKVEAPRQ
- a CDS encoding DUF58 domain-containing protein, with protein sequence MRPAPRVGALALAWSALGLAASAGWAPASAWWLASAALFALLLIDGLRLRGAPTPQVVRQMHDTWAIGVERPVTLVVETLRRQRLDLFDLHPGEWAMRDLPRRVELRRGESASFEYQLRPDRRGDFQFDGVQLRLHSPWGLWWQSRLGGEVQRVRVFPNFAPLAKFAMFSAEQASRLVGAHVKRRRGEGTDFHQMREYRVGDSLRQIDWKATARARRLISREYQDERNQQLVLMLDTGRRLMARDGALSHFDHVLDAALVVAYLALRQGDGVGLLASGGESRWVPPQRGVGAIDNLLRASYALQPQAVATDFLAAATELSLRQRRRSLVMLVTNLRDEDMDDLLAAVRMLRGRHLVCVASLREGSLDQALGDEVVDLSGAIRAGATAQYLEQRAAAHDALRNHGVMVLDVSCEQLAASLVEKYLAVKRDGLL